Proteins from one Pseudomonas grandcourensis genomic window:
- a CDS encoding amino acid ABC transporter ATP-binding protein — protein MIEIDNVHKSFGNLEVVKGVNLTVNKGEVVSIIGGSGSGKSTLLMCINGLEPIQKGNIRVDGVEVHHSATDLNRLRQKIGIVFQQWNAFPHLTVLENVMLAPRKVLGKSKAEAEELAVKQLTHVGLGDKLKTFPGKLSGGQQQRMAIARALAMSPDYMLFDEATSALDPQLVGEVLDTMRMLAEDGMTMVLVTHEIRFARDVSDRVAFFRNGLVHEIGSPDQVIGNPVHAETAAFLKSVK, from the coding sequence ATGATTGAGATCGACAACGTACATAAATCCTTCGGCAACCTCGAAGTGGTCAAGGGCGTCAACCTGACGGTGAACAAGGGCGAAGTGGTGTCGATCATCGGCGGCTCCGGCTCCGGCAAATCGACCTTGCTGATGTGCATCAACGGCCTGGAACCGATCCAGAAAGGCAACATCCGCGTTGACGGCGTCGAGGTCCATCACAGCGCCACCGACCTCAATCGCCTGCGGCAGAAAATCGGCATTGTGTTCCAGCAATGGAATGCCTTCCCGCACCTGACGGTGCTGGAAAACGTCATGCTCGCGCCGCGCAAGGTGCTGGGCAAAAGCAAGGCTGAAGCTGAAGAGCTGGCGGTCAAGCAACTGACCCACGTCGGTCTGGGCGACAAGCTCAAGACCTTCCCTGGCAAGCTGTCCGGTGGACAGCAACAGCGCATGGCCATCGCCCGCGCCCTGGCCATGTCACCGGACTACATGCTGTTTGACGAAGCCACCTCGGCCCTCGACCCGCAACTGGTCGGTGAAGTGCTGGACACCATGCGCATGCTCGCCGAAGACGGCATGACCATGGTGTTGGTGACCCACGAAATCCGCTTTGCCCGGGACGTGTCCGACCGTGTGGCGTTTTTCCGCAATGGGCTGGTACATGAGATTGGTTCGCCGGATCAGGTGATTGGCAATCCGGTGCATGCGGAGACTGCAGCGTTTCTGAAATCAGTGAAATAG
- a CDS encoding proline racemase family protein: protein MRSSKVIHVVSCHAEGEVGDVIVGGVAPPPGATVWEQSRWIARDETLRNFVLNEPRGGVFRHVNLLVPAKDPRAQMAWIIMEPADTPPMSGSNSLCVATVLLDSGILPMTEPQTRLVLEAPGGLIEAVADCRDGKVQRVEVKNVPSFADRLDAWIEVEGIGSLKVDTAYGGDSFVIADAKGLGFSIRPDEAADLVAVGLKITRAANEQLGFVHPLNPEWSHISFCQIAAPIVNENGIATGANAVVIQPGKIDRSPTGTGCSARMAVLHAKGLMQVGERFVGRSIIGSEFHCRIDSLTEVAGRAAIYPCISGRAWITGTHQLLLDPSDPWPQGYRLSDTWPGA, encoded by the coding sequence ATGCGTTCATCAAAAGTCATTCATGTAGTCAGCTGCCACGCCGAAGGCGAAGTCGGCGACGTGATCGTGGGTGGTGTCGCCCCGCCGCCCGGCGCCACCGTGTGGGAACAGTCGCGCTGGATCGCCCGGGACGAAACCCTGCGCAACTTCGTCCTCAACGAACCCCGCGGCGGCGTGTTCCGCCACGTCAACCTGCTGGTCCCGGCCAAGGACCCACGGGCGCAGATGGCCTGGATCATCATGGAACCGGCGGACACCCCGCCGATGTCCGGCTCCAACTCGTTGTGCGTCGCCACCGTATTGCTCGACAGCGGCATCCTGCCCATGACCGAGCCGCAAACCCGCCTGGTGCTGGAAGCGCCCGGCGGCCTGATCGAAGCGGTGGCCGACTGCCGGGATGGCAAGGTGCAACGGGTGGAAGTGAAAAACGTGCCGTCCTTCGCTGATCGACTGGATGCGTGGATTGAAGTCGAAGGCATCGGCTCGCTGAAGGTTGACACCGCTTATGGTGGCGACAGTTTTGTGATTGCCGATGCCAAAGGCCTGGGTTTCTCCATCCGCCCGGATGAAGCGGCCGATCTGGTGGCGGTCGGGTTGAAAATCACTCGAGCGGCCAACGAACAACTGGGCTTCGTGCATCCGCTGAATCCCGAGTGGTCGCACATTTCCTTCTGCCAGATCGCCGCGCCCATCGTCAATGAGAACGGCATCGCCACCGGCGCCAATGCGGTGGTGATTCAACCGGGCAAGATCGACCGCTCCCCCACCGGCACTGGTTGCTCGGCGCGCATGGCGGTGTTGCACGCCAAAGGCTTGATGCAGGTTGGCGAGCGTTTTGTCGGCCGTTCGATTATCGGCTCCGAGTTCCACTGCCGCATTGATTCGCTGACCGAAGTCGCCGGCCGCGCCGCGATTTACCCGTGCATTTCCGGCCGGGCGTGGATCACCGGCACCCATCAATTGCTGCTCGACCCTAGCGATCCGTGGCCACAAGGCTATCGCCTGTCCGACACTTGGCCCGGCGCCTGA
- a CDS encoding dihydrodipicolinate synthase family protein — MSKRINWSGVFPAVTTQFNDDFSINLEKTHQVISNVIRDGVSGLVVCGSVGENTSLSAEEKIAVTEVAVDAARGRVPVICGVAEFTSIQAAKVANAVRRVGVDGVMLMPALVYGSKPFETAEHYRYVAKNADVPLMVYNNPPIYKNDVTPDILISLADCDNVVCFKDSSGDTRRFIDVRNEVGDRFVLFAGLDDVVLESIAVGAEGWVSGMSNVFPKEGETIFRLAKAGRFAEAMPIYEWLMPILHLDARADLVQCIKLCEAIAGRGSALTRPPRLALPEADRVFVEQIMAKALANRPELPDVGL; from the coding sequence ATGAGCAAGCGCATTAACTGGAGTGGCGTCTTCCCCGCAGTGACCACTCAATTCAACGATGACTTCTCCATCAACCTGGAAAAAACCCATCAGGTGATTTCCAACGTGATCCGCGACGGCGTGTCCGGCCTGGTGGTGTGTGGCTCGGTAGGTGAAAACACCTCGCTGAGCGCTGAAGAAAAAATCGCCGTGACTGAGGTCGCTGTCGATGCCGCCCGTGGTCGCGTACCGGTGATTTGCGGTGTGGCCGAGTTCACCAGCATACAAGCGGCCAAGGTCGCCAATGCCGTACGCCGGGTCGGCGTCGATGGCGTGATGCTGATGCCGGCGCTGGTCTACGGTTCCAAGCCGTTCGAGACCGCCGAGCATTACCGCTACGTGGCGAAAAACGCCGACGTGCCGCTGATGGTCTACAACAACCCGCCTATCTATAAGAACGACGTCACCCCGGACATCCTGATTTCCCTGGCCGACTGCGACAACGTGGTGTGCTTCAAGGATTCTTCCGGCGACACCCGCCGCTTCATCGACGTGCGCAACGAAGTCGGTGACCGTTTCGTGCTGTTCGCCGGCCTCGACGACGTGGTGCTGGAGAGCATCGCCGTGGGTGCCGAAGGTTGGGTCTCGGGCATGTCCAACGTGTTCCCGAAAGAAGGCGAAACCATCTTCCGCCTGGCCAAGGCCGGTCGTTTCGCCGAAGCCATGCCGATCTACGAATGGCTGATGCCGATCCTCCACCTCGATGCCCGTGCCGACCTGGTGCAGTGCATCAAGCTGTGTGAAGCCATCGCCGGTCGCGGCAGCGCCTTGACCCGTCCGCCACGCCTGGCCCTGCCGGAAGCCGACCGCGTATTCGTCGAGCAGATCATGGCCAAGGCGTTGGCCAACCGCCCGGAACTGCCGGACGTCGGTCTCTGA
- the abaF gene encoding fosfomycin efflux MFS transporter AbaF, which produces MSNPQHTQSATTPSGLKRVVAAAMAGTVAEWYEFFLYGTASALVFGKLFFRQTDNPIDGIIAAFALYAVGFLARPLGGLVFGHYGDKFGRKRLLQLSLVVVGITTFLMGCLPGFEQIGYAAPVLLVLLRLIQGFAFGGEWGGAILLVSEHCPDNRRGFWASWPQAGVPAGNLVATVALLLLSSNLSEQQFLAWGWRVAFWFSAVVVLIGYWIRTSVDDAPIFKEAQARQAQTKQQQLGVVEVLRHHWRSVLVGIGARFAENILYYTVVTFSITYLKLVVHKDTSQILLLMFGAHLVHFFLIPLMGYLSDIVGRKPVYLTGAVLTAFWGFIGFPMMDTGNNWLIMAAITLGLAIESMTYAPYSALMAELFPTHVRYTALSLCYQVAPIFAGSLAPLIAITLLNKYQSSTPIAWYLVGAALISVVAVGLTRETRGKSLRQVDAESAARVAALDPAPTSPRRADSLA; this is translated from the coding sequence ATGTCGAATCCTCAACACACGCAAAGCGCAACCACACCCTCGGGACTCAAACGCGTAGTGGCCGCAGCCATGGCTGGCACCGTCGCCGAATGGTATGAATTCTTTCTCTACGGCACCGCCTCGGCATTGGTTTTCGGCAAGCTGTTCTTCCGCCAGACCGACAACCCCATCGACGGCATCATCGCCGCCTTCGCCTTGTACGCGGTCGGCTTTCTCGCCCGGCCGTTGGGCGGTTTGGTATTCGGTCACTACGGTGACAAATTCGGCCGCAAACGCCTGCTGCAACTGAGCCTGGTAGTGGTCGGCATCACCACCTTCCTGATGGGTTGCCTGCCTGGCTTCGAGCAGATCGGTTACGCAGCGCCGGTGCTACTGGTGCTGCTGCGGTTGATCCAGGGCTTCGCTTTCGGTGGCGAATGGGGTGGCGCGATTCTGCTGGTCTCCGAACACTGCCCGGACAATCGAAGGGGCTTCTGGGCCAGTTGGCCGCAAGCCGGTGTGCCGGCCGGCAACCTCGTGGCTACGGTCGCCCTGCTGCTGTTGTCGTCGAACCTGTCAGAACAACAGTTCCTTGCCTGGGGCTGGCGCGTGGCGTTCTGGTTCTCGGCGGTCGTCGTGTTGATCGGTTACTGGATTCGCACCAGCGTCGATGACGCGCCGATCTTCAAGGAAGCCCAGGCCCGTCAGGCACAGACCAAACAGCAACAGCTCGGCGTGGTGGAGGTGCTGCGTCATCACTGGCGTTCGGTGCTGGTGGGAATCGGCGCACGCTTTGCCGAGAACATCCTCTACTACACCGTGGTGACGTTCTCGATTACCTATCTGAAACTGGTGGTGCACAAGGACACTTCGCAAATTCTGCTGCTGATGTTCGGCGCGCACCTGGTGCACTTTTTCCTGATCCCGCTGATGGGCTACCTGTCGGACATCGTCGGGCGCAAGCCGGTGTACCTGACCGGCGCGGTGCTCACAGCGTTCTGGGGCTTCATCGGTTTCCCGATGATGGACACCGGCAACAACTGGCTGATCATGGCCGCCATCACCCTGGGCCTGGCCATCGAGTCGATGACTTATGCGCCTTACTCGGCGCTGATGGCTGAACTGTTCCCGACCCACGTACGCTACACCGCCCTGTCCCTGTGCTACCAGGTGGCGCCGATCTTCGCCGGTTCCCTGGCACCGCTGATCGCCATCACCTTGCTCAACAAGTACCAGAGCTCGACTCCGATCGCCTGGTATCTGGTGGGCGCCGCGCTGATTTCCGTAGTGGCTGTCGGCCTGACCCGCGAGACCCGTGGCAAGTCATTGCGCCAGGTGGATGCCGAGTCGGCGGCGCGGGTTGCTGCGCTGGACCCAGCCCCGACTAGCCCACGCCGGGCCGATTCTCTGGCCTGA
- a CDS encoding aldehyde dehydrogenase (NADP(+)) — translation MSEILGHNYIGGARSAVGGIILNSHDASTGEALPYAFVQATAQEVDAAAQAAAAAYPTFRNLPATRRADFLEAIAAQLDALDNQFVALVTRETALPSARIQGERGRTSSQMRLFAQVLRRGDFYGARIDRALPERQPLPRVDLRQYRIGVGPVAVFGASNFPLAFSTAGGDTAAALAAGCPVVFKAHSGHMATAECVANAILRAAEQTDMPKGVFNMIYGAGVGEALVKHPAIQAVGFTGSLKGGRALCDMAAARQQPIPVFAEMSSINPVVVLPEALRARGEKIAGELVASVVQGCGQFCTNPGLVIGIRGPEWTVFTARLSNLMAEQPAQTMLNAGTLDSYEKGLRALLEHPGVTHLAGHDQQGNQARPQLFKADVSLLLNGDPLLQEEVFGPTTIIVEVADKVELRQALNSLHGQLTATLIGEASDLQSHADLLILLEQKVGRVLFNGYPTGVEVCDAMVHGGPYPATSDARGTSVGSLAIERFLRPVCYQNCPDALLPDALKNANPLGIAQLVDGCSQRDSI, via the coding sequence ATGTCTGAGATCCTTGGCCACAACTACATCGGCGGAGCGCGCAGCGCCGTCGGCGGCATCATCCTGAACAGCCACGACGCCAGCACCGGCGAAGCACTGCCCTACGCTTTCGTGCAAGCCACCGCGCAAGAAGTCGACGCGGCCGCTCAGGCCGCTGCGGCCGCTTACCCTACGTTTCGCAACTTGCCGGCGACGCGCCGGGCGGACTTCCTTGAAGCCATCGCCGCGCAACTGGATGCCCTGGATAACCAGTTCGTTGCCCTGGTGACCCGTGAGACCGCCCTGCCCAGCGCCCGGATTCAGGGCGAGCGCGGCCGCACCAGCAGCCAGATGCGTCTGTTCGCTCAGGTCCTGCGTCGTGGCGATTTCTACGGCGCGCGCATCGACCGTGCCCTGCCGGAGCGTCAGCCGCTGCCACGGGTTGACCTGCGCCAGTACCGGATCGGCGTCGGCCCGGTGGCAGTGTTCGGCGCCAGCAATTTCCCGTTGGCCTTTTCGACTGCCGGCGGCGATACCGCAGCGGCCCTGGCCGCCGGTTGCCCGGTGGTGTTCAAGGCCCATAGCGGGCACATGGCAACCGCCGAATGCGTGGCCAATGCGATTCTGCGCGCCGCCGAGCAGACCGACATGCCCAAGGGTGTGTTCAACATGATCTACGGCGCTGGTGTCGGAGAAGCGCTGGTCAAGCACCCGGCGATTCAGGCCGTCGGTTTCACCGGCTCGCTCAAAGGTGGCCGTGCCCTTTGCGACATGGCCGCCGCACGGCAACAACCCATCCCGGTGTTCGCCGAGATGAGCAGCATCAATCCAGTGGTGGTATTGCCCGAAGCCTTGCGTGCGCGCGGCGAGAAAATCGCCGGTGAACTGGTGGCATCGGTGGTCCAGGGTTGCGGACAGTTCTGCACCAATCCGGGGTTGGTCATTGGTATTCGCGGCCCTGAATGGACGGTGTTCACTGCGCGACTCAGCAACCTGATGGCCGAACAACCGGCGCAAACCATGCTCAATGCCGGCACCCTCGACAGCTATGAAAAAGGGTTGCGGGCCTTGCTCGAGCATCCGGGCGTGACGCACCTGGCGGGCCACGACCAGCAGGGCAATCAGGCGCGGCCGCAACTGTTCAAGGCCGACGTCAGCCTGCTGCTCAATGGGGATCCGCTGCTACAGGAAGAAGTGTTCGGTCCGACCACCATCATCGTTGAAGTGGCGGACAAGGTTGAGCTGCGCCAGGCGTTGAACAGCTTGCACGGGCAACTGACTGCGACATTGATTGGCGAAGCATCGGATCTTCAGTCCCATGCGGACCTGCTGATACTGCTGGAACAAAAAGTCGGCCGGGTACTGTTCAACGGTTACCCCACCGGGGTCGAAGTCTGCGATGCCATGGTCCATGGCGGGCCTTACCCTGCAACCTCCGACGCCCGTGGCACGTCGGTTGGCAGCCTGGCCATCGAGCGATTCCTGCGGCCGGTGTGCTACCAGAACTGCCCGGACGCCTTGCTACCCGATGCCTTGAAAAACGCCAACCCGCTGGGGATTGCACAGCTGGTGGATGGCTGCAGCCAACGCGACTCAATCTAA
- a CDS encoding Ldh family oxidoreductase: MIRLTLIEARELAESILLHNGFNLAHAQAVAATVIAGERDGCASHGLYRILGCVNSLRAGKVSADAEPQVIDQAPSIVRVDAGGGFSQLAFQAGLPLLAQKTRANGIAALAINRCVHFSALWVEIEQLTAAGLVALACNPSHAWVAPAGGRLPVFGTNPIAFGWPRAGQDPFVFDFATSAIARGDIELHRRAGKAIPEGWGVDAHGQPSTDANVVLDSGAMLTFGGHKGSALAAMVELIAGPLIGDLTSAESLAYDGGSKSSPYHGELIIALDPRRFLGDATEEHLARAETLFQGIEGQGARLPSQRRYAARVRSQVEGVQIPEALYNDLTALLA; this comes from the coding sequence ATGATCCGACTGACCCTGATCGAAGCCCGTGAGTTGGCCGAATCGATCTTGTTGCACAACGGTTTTAATCTGGCCCATGCACAAGCGGTGGCGGCGACGGTGATTGCTGGCGAACGTGATGGCTGTGCCTCCCACGGTTTGTACCGGATTCTGGGGTGTGTGAATTCCCTGCGGGCCGGCAAGGTGTCAGCCGATGCCGAGCCACAGGTGATCGACCAGGCGCCGTCGATTGTGCGGGTGGATGCCGGCGGTGGGTTTTCGCAGTTGGCGTTTCAGGCGGGGTTGCCGTTGCTGGCGCAGAAAACCCGGGCCAACGGCATCGCGGCGTTGGCCATCAACCGCTGTGTACATTTCTCGGCGCTGTGGGTGGAGATCGAGCAGCTGACGGCTGCCGGTCTGGTGGCACTGGCGTGTAATCCGAGCCACGCCTGGGTAGCGCCGGCTGGAGGACGACTGCCGGTGTTCGGCACCAATCCCATTGCCTTCGGTTGGCCGCGTGCGGGGCAAGATCCGTTTGTGTTCGACTTCGCCACCAGCGCGATTGCCCGTGGTGATATCGAACTGCACCGGCGTGCCGGCAAGGCGATTCCCGAAGGTTGGGGCGTCGACGCTCACGGCCAGCCGAGCACCGACGCCAACGTGGTGCTCGACAGCGGCGCGATGCTGACGTTCGGCGGGCACAAGGGTTCGGCGCTGGCGGCGATGGTGGAGTTGATTGCCGGGCCGCTGATCGGTGACCTGACCAGTGCCGAGTCGTTGGCTTACGACGGGGGCAGCAAGTCGTCGCCGTACCATGGCGAGTTGATCATCGCCCTGGACCCTCGGCGCTTTCTGGGGGACGCCACTGAAGAACATTTGGCCCGGGCCGAAACGTTGTTCCAGGGCATTGAGGGGCAGGGCGCACGCTTACCGTCGCAACGACGTTACGCGGCGCGGGTACGCAGCCAGGTGGAAGGCGTGCAAATTCCCGAGGCGCTGTACAACGACCTCACGGCCTTGCTCGCCTGA
- the mexE gene encoding multidrug efflux RND transporter periplasmic adaptor subunit MexE, translated as MEQSLKHLRFPLALLAVVVISACGKAPETAASMPAAKVSVAKVLEQPVNEWDEFTGRLEAPETVQIRPRVSGQIDEVAFTEGALVKKGDLLFQIDPRPFQAEVRRLEALVAQSRANATRSENEAQRGERLRTSNAISAELADSRTSAAQEARAAVGALQAQLDLAKLNLSFTRVTAPISGRVSRAEITAGNLVTADTTPLTSVVSTDKVYAYFDADERVFLKYTELARQGKRGATTPVYMGLSNEDGNPHQGVMNFVDNQVNPKTGTIRGRAVFDNSDGSYTPGLYARLKLVGSGTYSAMLINDEAVGTDLGKKFVLVMDADNKTAYRAVELGPKIEGLRIVRNGLNKDDTIIVKGLQRVRPGSPVTPEVIPMASEQTLAALAQQRQALEASNLPQVAPAKVATGTAVKLAATTPRG; from the coding sequence ATGGAACAGTCACTCAAACATTTGCGCTTCCCGTTGGCTTTGTTGGCCGTAGTGGTGATCAGCGCTTGCGGCAAGGCCCCGGAAACCGCCGCCAGCATGCCAGCGGCCAAGGTCAGCGTGGCCAAGGTGCTGGAACAACCGGTCAACGAATGGGACGAGTTCACCGGCCGCCTCGAAGCGCCGGAAACCGTCCAGATTCGCCCACGGGTCTCCGGCCAGATCGATGAAGTGGCCTTCACTGAAGGCGCCTTGGTCAAGAAAGGCGACCTGCTGTTCCAGATCGACCCGCGTCCGTTCCAGGCTGAGGTCCGCCGCCTCGAAGCCCTGGTTGCACAATCGCGCGCCAACGCCACCCGCAGCGAAAACGAAGCCCAGCGCGGTGAGCGCCTGCGCACCAGCAACGCCATTTCCGCCGAGCTGGCCGATTCGCGCACCAGCGCCGCCCAGGAAGCCCGCGCCGCGGTCGGTGCCCTGCAAGCGCAACTGGACCTGGCCAAGCTGAACCTGAGCTTCACTCGTGTGACGGCGCCAATCAGCGGCCGCGTCAGCCGTGCCGAAATCACCGCCGGTAACCTGGTGACCGCCGACACCACCCCGCTGACCAGCGTGGTCTCCACCGACAAGGTGTACGCCTACTTCGACGCGGACGAGCGTGTGTTCCTCAAGTACACCGAACTCGCCCGCCAGGGCAAGCGCGGCGCCACCACCCCGGTCTACATGGGCCTGTCCAACGAGGACGGCAACCCGCACCAGGGCGTCATGAACTTCGTCGACAACCAGGTCAACCCGAAAACCGGCACCATCCGTGGTCGCGCCGTGTTCGACAACAGCGATGGCAGCTACACCCCGGGCCTGTATGCACGCCTGAAACTGGTGGGCAGCGGCACCTACAGCGCCATGCTGATCAATGATGAAGCCGTCGGCACTGACCTTGGCAAGAAGTTCGTACTGGTGATGGATGCCGACAACAAGACCGCCTACCGCGCGGTGGAACTGGGTCCGAAGATCGAAGGTCTGCGCATCGTGCGCAACGGCCTGAACAAGGACGACACCATCATCGTCAAGGGCTTGCAACGGGTACGCCCTGGCTCTCCGGTCACCCCTGAAGTGATTCCGATGGCCAGTGAACAGACCCTCGCGGCACTCGCACAACAACGCCAAGCGCTGGAAGCCAGCAACCTGCCCCAAGTCGCGCCTGCCAAGGTTGCAACGGGTACGGCTGTGAAACTGGCCGCCACGACCCCACGCGGTTAA